The proteins below are encoded in one region of Pseudomonas entomophila L48:
- a CDS encoding response regulator transcription factor encodes MPRVLTIEDDAVTGQEIVAELTSHGLEVDWADNGREGLSKAIAGGYDLITVDRMLPEVDGLTIVTTLRSLKIATPILMISALSDVDERVRGLRAGGDDYLTKPFASDEMAARVEVLLRRNSTPMTQTRLQVADLELDLISHEARRGEQSLNLLPTEYKLLEYLMRHSGQVITRMMIFEEVWGYHFDPGTNLIDVHIGRLRKKIDSPGQTPLIRTVRGSGYAIAEPV; translated from the coding sequence ATGCCACGCGTACTGACCATCGAAGACGATGCCGTCACCGGCCAGGAAATCGTCGCCGAACTCACCAGCCACGGCCTGGAGGTCGATTGGGCCGACAACGGTCGCGAAGGCCTGTCCAAGGCCATCGCCGGTGGCTATGACCTGATCACCGTGGACCGCATGCTGCCCGAGGTCGATGGCCTGACCATCGTCACCACCCTGCGCAGCCTGAAGATCGCCACCCCGATCCTGATGATCAGCGCCCTCTCCGATGTCGACGAACGCGTACGTGGCCTGCGCGCCGGTGGGGACGACTACCTGACCAAGCCATTCGCTTCGGATGAGATGGCCGCGCGGGTCGAGGTGTTGCTGCGTCGCAACAGCACGCCCATGACCCAGACCCGCCTGCAGGTCGCCGACCTGGAGCTCGACCTGATCAGCCACGAGGCACGCCGCGGCGAGCAGTCGCTGAACCTGCTGCCCACCGAATACAAGCTGCTGGAATACCTCATGCGCCATTCCGGCCAGGTGATCACCCGGATGATGATCTTCGAGGAGGTCTGGGGTTATCACTTCGACCCCGGCACCAACCTGATCGACGTGCACATCGGGCGCCTGCGCAAGAAGATCGACTCGCCCGGCCAGACTCCCCTGATCCGTACCGTGCGGGGCTCCGGCTATGCTATTGCCGAACCCGTCTAA
- a CDS encoding glyoxalase superfamily protein, translated as MTFAPAIPILRIFSVDKAREFYLDFLGFQLDWEHRFAPDLPLYMQIHRDGLILHLSEHHGDATPGSAVFARVEDLKALERELLDKRYGYARPQAQTVDWGLEMQVADPFGNRLRFCQQIGDDA; from the coding sequence ATGACGTTCGCCCCCGCCATCCCGATCCTGCGCATCTTCTCGGTCGACAAGGCCCGAGAGTTCTACCTCGACTTCCTCGGTTTTCAGCTGGATTGGGAACACCGCTTCGCCCCCGACCTGCCCCTGTACATGCAGATCCATCGCGACGGGCTGATCCTGCACCTGTCCGAGCACCACGGTGACGCCACGCCGGGCTCAGCGGTGTTCGCCCGGGTGGAAGACCTAAAGGCCTTGGAGCGCGAACTGCTGGACAAGCGGTACGGCTACGCGCGCCCCCAGGCCCAGACGGTCGATTGGGGCCTGGAGATGCAGGTCGCCGACCCGTTCGGCAATCGCCTGCGCTTCTGCCAGCAGATCGGCGACGACGCCTGA
- a CDS encoding sensor histidine kinase, translating into MLLPNPSKGWSSSTSRLLALYSFLFVAWSSILMGVLYFEVSSYLNKLTRHSMLQRQHLFAHMSGKQLDDALIASQAFEERSFDAYGLFDPQLNPIGGRIRAIPSDLGLDGKIHELERCLDADDPRLPPDSCDAVAIKIQDGRWLVLVRDNGSLFVVTRIILHALLWGISLTLIPGFAGWYLLRRRPLKRIRAIQAQAELIVAGDLTHRLPLSARRDELDMLAAIVNAMLDRIERLMHEVKGVCDNIAHDLRTPLTRLRAQLYRIRQQNGIDSVQGEALDQAIGETDTLMARFRGLLRISELEDRQRRAGFVQLDPHALLVELHDFYLPLAEDGGIRLRLAQPGQLPALHGDRELLFEALANLVGNAIKFTPEGGQVWIEAMQDEDGVRIAVEDSGPGIPAEEREAVLKRFYRSDEGHRHPGFGLGLSIVAAIVDLHGFGLEVGASELGGAKLVLHCPLAGLAK; encoded by the coding sequence ATGCTATTGCCGAACCCGTCTAAGGGCTGGAGCTCCTCCACCAGCCGCCTGCTGGCGCTGTACAGTTTCCTCTTCGTGGCCTGGAGCAGCATCCTCATGGGGGTGCTGTACTTCGAAGTGTCCAGCTACCTGAACAAACTCACCCGCCACTCCATGCTGCAACGCCAGCACCTGTTCGCCCACATGAGCGGCAAGCAGCTGGACGACGCCCTGATCGCCAGCCAGGCCTTCGAAGAGCGCAGCTTCGACGCCTACGGCCTGTTCGACCCGCAGCTCAACCCCATTGGCGGGCGCATCCGCGCCATCCCCTCGGACCTCGGCCTGGATGGCAAGATCCACGAGCTCGAGCGCTGCCTGGACGCCGACGACCCGCGCCTTCCACCCGACAGTTGCGATGCCGTGGCGATCAAGATCCAGGACGGCCGCTGGCTGGTGCTGGTGCGTGACAACGGCTCGCTGTTCGTGGTGACCCGGATCATCCTTCACGCGCTGCTCTGGGGCATCTCGCTCACCTTGATCCCCGGCTTTGCCGGCTGGTACCTGCTGCGCCGCCGGCCGCTCAAACGCATCCGCGCCATCCAGGCCCAGGCCGAACTGATCGTCGCCGGCGACCTCACCCATCGCCTGCCGCTGTCGGCCCGGCGTGATGAGCTGGACATGCTCGCCGCCATCGTCAACGCCATGCTCGACCGCATCGAGCGCCTGATGCATGAGGTCAAGGGGGTGTGCGACAACATCGCCCACGACCTGCGCACGCCCTTGACCCGGTTGCGCGCCCAGCTCTATCGCATTCGCCAGCAGAACGGCATCGATTCGGTGCAAGGCGAAGCACTGGACCAGGCAATCGGCGAGACCGACACCCTGATGGCGCGCTTTCGCGGCCTGCTGCGCATCAGCGAACTGGAAGATCGCCAGCGGCGTGCCGGTTTCGTGCAGCTCGACCCCCATGCACTGCTGGTAGAGCTGCATGACTTCTATCTGCCACTGGCCGAGGATGGCGGCATCCGCCTGCGCCTGGCGCAGCCCGGGCAGTTGCCTGCGTTGCATGGCGACCGCGAATTGCTGTTCGAGGCGCTGGCCAACCTGGTGGGCAACGCAATCAAGTTCACCCCGGAGGGTGGGCAGGTATGGATCGAGGCGATGCAGGACGAAGATGGCGTGCGCATTGCCGTCGAAGACAGTGGGCCGGGGATCCCGGCGGAGGAGCGTGAGGCGGTGCTGAAGCGCTTCTATCGCAGTGATGAAGGCCATCGTCACCCGGGGTTCGGGTTGGGCTTGTCGATCGTCGCGGCGATCGTCGACCTGCATGGCTTCGGACTGGAGGTGGGAGCCAGCGAGCTGGGTGGGGCGAAGCTGGTGTTGCATTGCCCGTTGGCGGGCCTGGCCAAGTAA
- a CDS encoding urease accessory protein UreD translates to MSLAQQIEPPQADPGWSAHLQLRFIQREGVTRLGARRHVGPLLVQRPFYPEGAPCHVYVLHPPGGIVAGDRLELDIHLEAGSHALLTMPGASKFYRSIGPTAHLAQRFHLAAGSTLEWLPQDSIFFNGAQASLDSRFSVEPGARLLAWETLCLGRPVMGERFDQGAIDSRLCIDLPGEPGLHERLRIEGGRLDKVGGHPLVATFCATPADQAVLEQVRQQLEALDTPAGATLLGPLLVIRLLDHDNQHLQRNLQRLWHLLRPAVLGLAPCPPRIWAT, encoded by the coding sequence ATGTCGTTGGCGCAGCAGATCGAACCACCGCAGGCAGACCCGGGCTGGAGCGCCCACCTGCAGTTGCGCTTCATCCAGCGCGAGGGCGTGACTCGCCTTGGTGCGCGGCGTCATGTCGGACCTCTTTTGGTGCAGCGTCCGTTCTACCCGGAGGGCGCCCCTTGTCATGTCTACGTGCTTCATCCGCCAGGTGGCATCGTCGCCGGTGATCGCCTTGAGCTGGATATCCACCTCGAGGCAGGCAGCCACGCCCTGCTGACCATGCCCGGTGCCAGCAAGTTCTACCGCAGCATTGGCCCGACCGCGCACCTGGCCCAACGCTTTCACCTCGCCGCCGGCAGCACCCTGGAGTGGCTGCCTCAGGACAGCATTTTCTTCAATGGCGCCCAAGCCAGCCTCGACAGCCGCTTCAGCGTCGAACCCGGCGCCCGGTTGCTCGCCTGGGAAACCCTGTGCCTGGGGCGGCCGGTCATGGGTGAGCGCTTCGACCAGGGGGCCATCGACAGCCGCCTGTGCATCGATCTGCCCGGCGAGCCCGGCTTGCATGAGCGCCTGCGCATCGAGGGTGGCCGCCTGGACAAGGTGGGCGGACACCCGCTGGTGGCGACCTTCTGTGCAACACCGGCCGACCAGGCCGTGCTGGAGCAGGTCCGCCAACAGCTCGAGGCGCTCGACACCCCAGCCGGCGCGACGTTGCTCGGCCCGCTGCTGGTGATTCGCCTGCTCGACCACGACAACCAACACCTGCAACGCAACCTGCAGCGCCTCTGGCACCTGCTGCGCCCGGCCGTGCTCGGGCTGGCGCCGTGCCCGCCGCGCATTTGGGCCACCTGA
- a CDS encoding branched-chain amino acid aminotransferase has product MSNESINWDKLGFDYIKTDKRYLSVWRNGEWDKGTLTEDNVLHISEGSTALHYGQQCFEGLKAYRCKDGSINLFRPDQNAARMQRSCDRLLMPRVPTEQFIEACKQVVKANEKFVPPHGKGALYLRPFVIGTGDNIGVRTAPEFIFSVFAIPVGSYFKGGMTPHKFLISDYDRAAPQGTGAAKVGGNYAASLQPGYEAKKAGFADCIYLDPLTHKKIEEVGSANFFGITANNEFVTPKSISVLPGITRLSLMELAESRLGLKVIEGDVEIDKLDRFVEAGACGTAAVITPIGGIQYNGKLHVFHSETEVGPVTQKLYNELTGIQSGDVEAPAGWIVKVA; this is encoded by the coding sequence ATGAGTAACGAAAGCATTAACTGGGACAAGCTGGGTTTCGACTACATCAAGACCGACAAACGTTACCTGTCCGTATGGCGTAACGGCGAGTGGGACAAGGGCACCCTGACCGAAGACAACGTGCTGCACATCAGTGAAGGCTCCACCGCCCTGCACTATGGCCAGCAGTGCTTCGAAGGCCTGAAGGCCTACCGCTGCAAGGACGGCTCGATCAACCTGTTCCGCCCGGACCAGAACGCCGCGCGCATGCAGCGCAGCTGCGACCGCCTGCTGATGCCACGCGTGCCGACCGAGCAGTTCATCGAAGCCTGCAAGCAGGTGGTCAAGGCCAACGAAAAATTCGTCCCGCCGCACGGCAAAGGTGCGCTGTACCTGCGCCCCTTCGTGATCGGCACCGGTGACAACATCGGCGTGCGCACCGCCCCCGAGTTCATCTTCTCGGTCTTCGCCATCCCGGTCGGCTCGTACTTCAAGGGCGGCATGACCCCGCACAAGTTCCTGATCTCCGACTACGACCGCGCGGCCCCGCAAGGCACCGGCGCAGCAAAAGTCGGCGGTAACTACGCGGCCAGCCTGCAACCCGGTTACGAGGCCAAGAAAGCCGGCTTCGCCGACTGCATCTACCTCGACCCGCTGACCCACAAGAAAATCGAGGAAGTCGGTTCGGCCAACTTCTTCGGCATCACCGCCAACAACGAATTCGTCACGCCGAAGTCGATCTCGGTACTGCCGGGCATCACCCGCCTGTCGCTGATGGAACTGGCCGAATCGCGCCTGGGCCTGAAGGTCATCGAGGGCGATGTGGAAATCGACAAGCTCGACCGTTTCGTCGAGGCCGGCGCTTGCGGCACTGCCGCCGTGATCACGCCGATCGGCGGCATCCAGTACAACGGCAAGCTGCACGTGTTCCACAGCGAAACCGAAGTCGGCCCGGTCACTCAGAAGCTCTACAACGAGCTGACTGGCATCCAGAGCGGTGACGTCGAAGCGCCCGCGGGCTGGATCGTCAAGGTCGCCTGA
- the cysS gene encoding cysteine--tRNA ligase produces the protein MLTIYNTLSKTKETFKPLDGNNVRMYVCGMTVYDYCHLGHGRSMVAFDLITRWLRKSGYALTYVRNITDIDDKIINRANENGESFDALTARMIDAMHEDERRLSILKPDLEPRATDHIPGMHAMIQTLIDKGYAYAPGNGDVYYRVGKFAGYGKLSRKKIEDLRIGARIEVGESKQDPLDFVLWKGAKPGEPFWDSPWGPGRPGWHIECSVMSTCCLGESFDIHGGGSDLEFPHHENEIAQSEAATGKPYANAWMHCGMIRINGEKMSKSLNNFFTIRDVLDKYHPEVVRYLLVASHYRSAINYSEDSLRDSKGALERFYHALRGLPRVAAKGGEAFVERFTVAMNDDFGTPEACAVLFDLVREINRLRESDVEAAAGLAGRLRELGDVLGVLQLDADEFLRAGAEGKVDAAQVEALIQARLQARADKNWAESDRIRDQITAMGVVLEDGKGGTTWRLAD, from the coding sequence GTGCTTACGATCTACAACACGCTGAGCAAGACGAAGGAAACCTTCAAGCCGCTCGATGGCAACAACGTGCGCATGTACGTGTGCGGCATGACCGTGTACGACTACTGCCACCTGGGCCACGGACGCAGCATGGTGGCCTTCGACCTGATCACCCGCTGGCTGCGCAAGAGCGGCTACGCGCTGACCTACGTGCGCAACATCACCGACATCGACGACAAGATCATCAACCGGGCCAACGAGAACGGCGAGTCGTTCGACGCGCTGACCGCCCGCATGATCGACGCGATGCACGAGGATGAGCGGCGCCTGAGCATCCTCAAGCCAGACCTGGAACCTCGTGCCACCGACCATATCCCCGGCATGCACGCGATGATCCAGACGTTGATCGACAAGGGCTATGCCTACGCGCCGGGCAACGGCGACGTGTACTACCGGGTCGGCAAGTTCGCCGGCTACGGCAAGCTGTCGCGCAAGAAGATCGAAGACCTGCGCATCGGCGCACGGATCGAGGTGGGCGAGTCGAAACAGGACCCGCTGGACTTCGTGCTGTGGAAGGGCGCCAAGCCGGGCGAGCCGTTCTGGGATTCGCCGTGGGGCCCGGGCCGCCCGGGCTGGCATATAGAGTGCTCGGTCATGTCCACCTGCTGCCTGGGCGAGAGCTTCGACATCCACGGTGGCGGCAGCGACCTGGAGTTCCCGCACCACGAGAACGAGATCGCCCAGAGCGAGGCGGCCACCGGCAAGCCGTACGCCAACGCCTGGATGCACTGCGGCATGATCCGCATCAATGGCGAGAAGATGTCCAAGTCGTTGAACAACTTCTTCACCATCCGCGACGTGCTCGACAAGTACCACCCGGAAGTGGTGCGCTATCTCCTGGTGGCCAGCCATTACCGCAGCGCCATCAACTACTCCGAAGACAGCCTGCGCGATTCGAAGGGGGCGCTGGAGCGCTTCTATCACGCCCTGCGTGGTTTGCCTCGGGTTGCCGCGAAGGGTGGCGAGGCGTTCGTCGAGCGTTTCACCGTGGCAATGAACGACGACTTCGGCACGCCGGAAGCGTGCGCCGTGCTGTTCGACCTGGTGCGCGAGATCAACCGCCTGCGTGAAAGCGATGTCGAGGCGGCTGCCGGCCTGGCAGGTCGCCTGCGTGAGCTGGGTGATGTGCTGGGTGTGCTGCAGTTGGATGCCGACGAGTTCCTGCGGGCCGGTGCCGAAGGCAAGGTCGATGCGGCGCAAGTGGAGGCGTTGATCCAGGCGCGCCTGCAGGCGCGTGCGGACAAGAACTGGGCCGAGTCCGACCGTATCCGCGACCAGATCACCGCCATGGGCGTGGTGCTGGAAGACGGCAAGGGTGGCACCACCTGGCGTCTGGCTGACTGA
- a CDS encoding urease subunit beta, with product MIPGEVQVAAGDIELNVGRETLSVSVANHGDRPVQVGSHYHFFEANDALVFERAPTRGYRLDIPAGTAVRFEPGQARTVQLVAYAGKREVYGFQGKVMGALEGRA from the coding sequence ATGATCCCCGGAGAAGTCCAGGTCGCCGCAGGCGACATCGAGCTCAATGTCGGCCGAGAAACGCTCAGCGTCAGTGTGGCCAACCACGGTGACCGCCCTGTGCAAGTCGGTTCGCACTACCACTTTTTCGAAGCCAACGACGCCCTGGTATTCGAGCGCGCGCCGACCCGTGGCTATCGGCTGGACATCCCGGCCGGCACGGCGGTGCGCTTCGAGCCGGGCCAGGCGCGGACCGTGCAACTGGTGGCCTACGCTGGCAAGCGCGAGGTATACGGCTTCCAGGGCAAGGTGATGGGCGCGCTGGAGGGCAGGGCATGA
- a CDS encoding urease subunit gamma yields the protein MELTPREKDKLLLFTAALLAERRLARGLRLNYPEAVALISAAVLEGARDGRTVAELMSLGREVLVREQVMDGVPEMLHDVQVEATFPDGTKLVTVHDPIV from the coding sequence ATGGAGCTGACCCCAAGAGAGAAAGACAAACTGCTGCTGTTCACCGCCGCATTGCTGGCCGAACGGCGCCTGGCCCGTGGCCTGCGGCTGAACTACCCGGAAGCGGTGGCGCTGATCAGCGCCGCAGTGCTCGAGGGCGCCCGTGACGGCCGCACCGTGGCCGAGCTGATGAGCCTGGGGCGTGAGGTGCTGGTGCGCGAGCAAGTCATGGACGGCGTGCCGGAAATGCTCCACGACGTCCAGGTCGAGGCGACCTTCCCCGACGGCACCAAGCTGGTGACCGTGCATGACCCCATTGTCTGA